The following are encoded together in the Osmia lignaria lignaria isolate PbOS001 chromosome 13, iyOsmLign1, whole genome shotgun sequence genome:
- the LOC117602582 gene encoding putative palmitoyltransferase ZDHHC24: protein MILRKRIWPRTLSDFFSMIFILIIVPLLYWFELWVVLPAIHEYATLLFILHFIFGNFIMLNIVGNFTYTIFCDTSTRRDIMPISAANTRDGWRLCASCETLAPPRSWHCPTCNVCILKRDHHCIFTGCCIGHYNHRYFVMFLLHLFIATVYSFYFNNLFIWDRIHFEFPMSIIKIIFPLAIFVFGFDGSIDQFYLLLYIVSTVGMLYTGVLCIYHFCLIFNGNVANESNKKICTYNLGWKQNIKEVLGDRWYLALIIPYVKSQLPHNGVIWDTSSSWQYINRKSK, encoded by the coding sequence ATTGATCATCGTGCCTCTGTTATATTGGTTCGAATTATGGGTGGTATTACCGGCAATACATGAATACGCaactttgttatttattttacattttatctttggaaattttataatgttaaaTATTGTTGGAAATTTCACATATACAATTTTCTGTGATACCAGCACTAGAAGAGATATTATGCCAATAAGTGCTGCAAATACTAGAGACGGTTGGAGGTTATGTGCTTCTTGTGAAACTCTTGCACCTCCACGTTCGTGGCATTGCCCAACTTGTAACGTTTGCATTTTAAAGAGGGACCATCATTGCATTTTTACTGGGTGTTGTATCGGTCATTACAATCACCGATATTTTGTCATGTTTCTTTTGCATTTATTTATAGCAACAGTGTATAGcttttatttcaacaatttgTTCATTTGGGATAGGATACACTTTGAATTTCCTATGtcaataatcaaaattatttttcctttagCTATATTTGTTTTTGGGTTCGATGGTTCTATTGACCAATTTTATCTACTTTTATACATTGTATCTACAGTTGGAATGTTGTACACCGGGGTTTTATGCATTTATCATTTCTGTCTAATATTTAATGGTAACGTAGcaaatgaaagtaataaaaaaatatgtacatataatttagGTTGGAAACAAAATATAAAGGAAGTATTAGGTGATCGTTGGTATTTAGCACTGATAATTCCTTATGTAAAATCTCAGTTACCACATAATGGTGTAATATGGGATACATCAAGTTCATGGCAATATATCAATCGTAAGAGTAAATAA
- the LOC117602574 gene encoding sulfhydryl oxidase 1, translating to MERFGVDLLLRLWLIVIITVSCNAAVSKKSYDSQIPTQGLYNASDNVVILNATNFKSSVYGDTKGWLVEFYNSWCGFCFRFAPLWKQFANDIYGWRDIVVVAAIDCADDDNNQICREYEIMHYPLIKYFSVNANPSSLGLVMGKYDNVDEFRHSLIDLLEKEQQEGRGTSWPNITPYRNYEITNVWKGVQSTVKYYFLLFEKTDSHLGAEVILDMHKITTLQMRRVLSDNELLCETNKVTNFPSLIAFSRNETQKFLKIRVPTREGVFATIKEFMTSRGENLQLDEQSSTKSHSIENENHNSNTNNSKHLQVTASQNAEITDDYLYQLDLENTLRFSISHEVPLHKVIKEEKMDALKKYFNVLAEYFPLRHSNIYLETIRDIIKNRDNISGEEFSQIIKSTEEEMSPIYSGPPQWIGCKGSMEGYRGYPCGLWTMFHMLTVNYVAVKKNTEHEPRKILEAMHGYIKHFFGCADCSQHFVQMAAKNKMFDVSNDNESILWLWSAHNEVNARLAGDATEDPKHKKIQYPTVEHCLNCKYENGTWNEENVLHYLKNKYSYKEINYHGSVDVRKDNDNKMKIRQERLVLSKYTSTKKIGWDFTIFDISICVVLYITSAVILILVCIKFAVKRTYRKRAYISLLGKV from the exons ATGGAACGTTTTGGTGTTGATTTGTTGTTAAGATTATGGCTGATTGTTATAATAACAGTGAGTTGCAATGCCGCGGTATCAAAAAAATCGTATGACAGTCAAATACCGACCCAAGGATTGTACAATGCCAGTGATAATGTAGTTATTTTAAACGCGACTAATTTTAAGTCTTCTGTCTATGGAGATACAAAAGGTTGGTTGGTCGAATTTTATAATAGTTGGTGCGGTTTTTGTTTTCGATTTGCACCTTTATGGAAACAGTTCGCCAATGATATTTACG gaTGGAGAGATATTGTAGTAGTTGCTGCAATAGATTGTGCAGACGATGATAATAATCAAATCTGTCGTGAATACGAGATTATGCACTACCCATTGATTAAATACTTTTCTGTAAATGCAAATCCATCCTCATTGGGTTTAGTAATGGGAAAATATGATAATGTCGACGAGTTTAGGCATAGTTTAATtgatttattagaaaaagaacaacaagaaggacgAGGTACTTCGTGGCCTAATATTACACCATATag AAACTATGAAATAACAAATGTTTGGAAAGGTGTACAGAGTACTGtgaaatattactttttattgttTGAGAAGACAGATTCGCATTTAGGTGCAGAAGTAATATTAGATATGCATAAAATTACAACATTACAAATGAGAAGAGTCTTATCTGATAATGAGTTATTATGCGAAACAAATAAAGTTACCAATTTTCCAAGTTTAATAGCTTTCAGTCGTAATGAAACACAAAAGTTTCTTAAAATTAGGGTACCTACAAGAGAAGGTGTCTTTGCTACCATTAAAGAATTCATGACTTCAAGAGGAGAAAATTTACAACTAGATGAACAAAGCTCTACAAAAAGTCAttcaatagaaaatgaaaatcataaTTCAAATACAAACAATTCAAAACATTTGCAAGTGACAGCATCACAGAATGCAGAGATAACTGATGATTATTTGTACCAATTGGATTTGGAAAATACTTTGAGATTTTCTATCAGCCATGAAGTTCCATTACATAAAGTAATCAAGGAAGAAAAAATGGATGCATTAAAAAAGTATTTCAATGTATTAGCTGAATATTTTCCTTTAAGACATAGTAACATCTATCTAGAAACAATTCGCGATATTATTAAAAACCGGGACAATATATCTGGAGAGGAATTTAGTCAGATAATAAAATccacagaagaagaaatgtctccaATATATTCTGGGCCACCACAGTGGATTGGGTGCAAAGGGAGTATGGAAGGATATCGTGGATATCCCTGTGGTCTTTGGACAATGTTCCATATGTTAACAGTTAATTATGTTGCTGTAAAAAAGAATACCGAACATGAACCAAGAAAGATATTAGAAGCGATGCATGGATATATAAAACACTTTTTTGGATGTGCCGATTGTTCGCAACATTTTGTACAAATGGCTGCAAAGAATAAAATGTTTGATGTTTCTAACGACAATGAGAGTATTTTATGGTTGTGGTCAGCTCATAATGAAGTAAATGCAAGATTAGCAGGTGATGCTACCGAAGATCCAAAGCATAAAAAGATTCAATATCCAACAGTAGAACATTGTCTGAATTGCAAATACGAAAATGGTACTTGGAATGAAGAAAATGTTTTACATTATCTCAAGAACAAATATAGctacaaagaaataaattatcatgGGTCAGTTGACGTGCGTAAAGATAacgataataaaatgaaaataagacaAGAAAGGCTTGTACTTAGTAAATATACAAGCACCAAAAAAATTGGATGggatttcacaatttttgatataagtATCTGTGTCGTGTTATATATTACATCTGCTGTCATACTAATATTAGTCTGCATAAAATTTGCAGTAAAAAGAACTTACAGAAAAAGAGCCTATATCAGCTTGCTTGGTAaagtgtaa